In the genome of Globicephala melas chromosome 3, mGloMel1.2, whole genome shotgun sequence, one region contains:
- the DDX39A gene encoding ATP-dependent RNA helicase DDX39A, with protein sequence MAEQDVENELLDYEEDEEPQAPPESAPTAPKKDVKGSYVSIHSSGFRDFLLKPELLRAIVDCGFEHPSEVQHECIPQAILGMDILCQAKSGMGKTAVFVLATLQQIEPVNGQVTVLVMCHTRELAFQISKEYERFSKYMPSVKVSVFFGGLSIKKDEEVLKKNCPHVVVGTPGRILALVRNRSLNLKNVKHFVLDECDKMLEQLDMRRDVQEIFRLTPHEKQCMMFSATLSKEIRPVCRKFMQDPMEVFVDDETKLTLHGLQQYYVKLKDSEKNRKLFDLLDVLEFNQVVIFVKSVQRCMALAQLLVEQNFPAIAIHRGMAQEERLSRYQQFKDFQRRILVATNLFGRGMDIERVNIVFNYDMPEDSDTYLHRVARAGRFGTKGLAITFVSDENDAKILNDVQDRFEVNVAELPEEIDISTYIEQSR encoded by the exons ATGGCGGAACAGGATGTGGAAAACGAGCTTCTGGATTATGAGGAAGATGAAGAGCCCCAGGCTCCTCCAGAGAGCGCTCCAACTGCTCCCAAGAAAGATGTCAAGGGTTCTTACGTTTCCATCCACAGCTCTGGCTTCCGGGACTTTCTGCTGAAGCCTGAGCTCCTGAGGGCCATAGTGGACTGTGGCTTCGAGCATCCATCCGAGG TCCAGCACGAGTGTATTCCACAAGCCATCCTGGGCATGGACATCCTGTGCCAGGCCAAGTCAGGGATGGGCAAGACAGCGGTTTTTGTGTTGGCCACCCTGCAGCAGATTGAGCCCGTCAACGGACAG GTGACGGTCCTGGTTATGTGCCACACTCGAGAGCTGGCCTTCCAGATCAGCAAGGAGTATGAGCGCTTCTCCAAATACATGCCCAGCGTCAAG GTGTCTGTGTTCTTCGGGGGCCTGTCCATCAAGAAGGACGAGGAGGTGTTGAAGAAGAACTGTCCCCATGTCGTGGTGGGGACGCCGGGCCGGATCCTGGCGCTTGTGCGGAATAGGAGCCTCAACCTGAAGAATGTGAAGCACTTCGTGTTGGACGAGTGCGACAAGATGCTGGAGCAGTTGG aCATGCGGCGGGACGTGCAGGAGATCTTCCGCCTGACACCCCACGAGAAGCAGTGCATGATGTTCAGCGCCACCCTGAGCAAGGAGATCCGGCCCGTCTGCAGGAAGTTCATGCAAGAC CCCATGGAGGTGTTTGTGGACGACGAAACCAAGCTCACGCTGCATGGGCTGCAGCAGTACTACGTCAAACTTAAGGACAGTGAGAAGAACCGCAAGCTCTTTGACCTCCTGGATGTGTTGGAGTTTAACCAG GTGGTGATATTTGTGAAGTCGGTGCAGCGCTGCATGGCCTTGGCCCAGCTCCTCGTGGAGCAGAACTTCCCAGCCATTGCCATCCACAGGGGCATGGCCCAGGAGGAGCG CCTGTCACGTTATCAGCAGTTTAAGGACTTCCAGCGGCGGATCCTGGTGGCCACCAATCTGTTTGGCCGAGGAATGGACATTGAGCGTGTCAACATTGTCTTCAATTATGACATGCCCGAGGACTCAGACACCTACCTCCACCGC GTGGCCCGTGCGGGTCGCTTTGGTACCAAAGGCCTGGCCATTACTTTCGTGTCTGATGAGAatgatgccaaaatcctcaatgATGTCCAGGACCGGTTTGAAGTGAATGTGGCAGAGCTTCCAGAAGAAATAGACATCTCCACATACA TTGAGCAGAGCCGGTAA